A stretch of DNA from Bacillus sp. NP157:
GGCGACCGTCGTCGTGGCCCTTGTGGCGACTTTTGCATTAAGCGCATGTAACGCGGCCAATCCACTGGTGGCGAAAGCCCAGCGCGATCACGAGGCGAAGGTCGCTGCCATCCCCAAGTGCGGCAAGAAGCTCGGCAGCCTCTCCGTCGTTGAGCCGGAGGGCGGCGTGCACTGGTGGACCGGCCAGCAACTTCCGTCGCCGACCAAGCTCATCAAGGTTTTCGTGGCGAAGTCCGGCTGCTTCACGCTGGTCGACCGCGGCATGGGCATGGGCGCCGCCATGCATGAGCGCTCGCTATCCGCGAACGGCGAACTGCGCGGTGGCTCGAACGTCGGCAAGGGCCAGGTCAAGGCCGCCGACTATGTGCTGGTGCCCGACCTCGTTTCGAGCAACCGCGATGCCGGTGGCGCTGGCGTTGGTGCAATGCTCGGCGGCCTGCTCGGCGGCCAGGCCGGGCGCCTGGCAAGCAACGTCAAGCTGAGCTCGAAGACCGCGGACGTCACGCTCACGATCACCGACGTGCGCTCGTCGGAGCAAGTCGCGCTGACCGAGGGGCATGGCGAAAAGAACGACCTGGGCTTCGGCGCCAGTGGTGGCCTTTGGGGCTCGGAAGCGGAAGGGCGCGCGGCCGTGGGTGCCTACGCGAACACCACCCAGGGCCAGGTCATCACCATGGCCTACCTCGACGCCTATACGAAGCTCGTGGACGAACTCGGTGGCCTTGCCGCCAACGCATCCGCCGCGAAGTAAAGGGCGGCAGGCGTGCGCCTCGCGCGATGCGGGGAGCGCGCCTGTCGCAGTT
This window harbors:
- a CDS encoding CsgG/HfaB family protein — encoded protein: MERFSQTAATVVVALVATFALSACNAANPLVAKAQRDHEAKVAAIPKCGKKLGSLSVVEPEGGVHWWTGQQLPSPTKLIKVFVAKSGCFTLVDRGMGMGAAMHERSLSANGELRGGSNVGKGQVKAADYVLVPDLVSSNRDAGGAGVGAMLGGLLGGQAGRLASNVKLSSKTADVTLTITDVRSSEQVALTEGHGEKNDLGFGASGGLWGSEAEGRAAVGAYANTTQGQVITMAYLDAYTKLVDELGGLAANASAAK